A region of Candidatus Nezhaarchaeota archaeon DNA encodes the following proteins:
- a CDS encoding AAA family ATPase, with product MYDYTKVLELERELMRKERQIEYLQLELKRYQAALEELRQGMRPLGLVQSVLGSNAYVRLEAGQVYEVTIPPNLSGKVQPGSLVVLSPNKGVILSIVECKFVERSLWSLKVERDVNVFYEDVVGLDRELRELRKAVEWVLSPITRRRRESIIKDPRLLEEAGTVLLFGPPGSGKTYMAKAIAGSLSRYGQKTSFIKVEAYELVSKWLGESAKNVRELFKLAREEAPCILFIDEVDAIGRARTDVTTDAGRDVQGMLNQLLTEIGEGFHVNKNIAVIFATNLPSVIDPALMDRIRKIIYVPPPRSKEEVKKLFDFYLSKVSVDPDIWSSNGLKPEVFDEVWNIIKSRRMVYEASIHSRNIKVLDEYCITPRDVKNIVQEAASDAAFEGKEYVSLDKLIEYVKGLSSENLYQMSIL from the coding sequence ATGTACGATTACACTAAGGTGTTAGAGCTTGAAAGAGAACTTATGAGGAAGGAGAGGCAAATAGAGTACCTTCAACTAGAACTCAAGAGGTATCAAGCGGCTCTTGAAGAGCTTAGGCAGGGCATGAGGCCTCTTGGCTTAGTTCAAAGTGTATTGGGTTCTAATGCTTACGTTAGGCTTGAGGCAGGGCAGGTATATGAGGTAACCATACCACCTAACTTATCTGGAAAGGTTCAACCAGGCTCACTTGTTGTTTTATCTCCAAATAAGGGGGTTATCCTGAGCATTGTCGAATGCAAGTTTGTAGAGAGGAGTCTTTGGAGCTTGAAGGTTGAGAGGGATGTGAACGTGTTCTATGAAGATGTTGTGGGTTTAGATAGAGAGTTAAGAGAATTGAGGAAGGCTGTTGAATGGGTTTTAAGCCCCATTACTAGACGAAGGAGGGAAAGTATAATTAAGGATCCAAGGCTCCTCGAGGAGGCTGGAACTGTTTTGCTATTTGGTCCACCAGGAAGTGGTAAGACCTACATGGCTAAGGCCATAGCCGGATCCTTGAGTAGGTATGGTCAGAAAACGTCATTCATTAAGGTCGAAGCTTACGAGTTAGTCTCTAAGTGGCTTGGTGAATCCGCTAAGAATGTCAGGGAGCTCTTTAAGTTAGCTAGAGAGGAAGCTCCATGTATTCTCTTCATAGATGAAGTAGATGCGATAGGTAGAGCTAGGACTGACGTAACAACTGATGCTGGTAGAGATGTCCAAGGCATGCTCAATCAGTTACTAACTGAGATAGGGGAGGGCTTTCATGTGAACAAGAACATTGCTGTCATATTCGCCACAAACCTTCCATCAGTCATAGATCCAGCCCTCATGGATAGAATTAGGAAGATAATATATGTTCCTCCGCCAAGGAGCAAGGAGGAAGTAAAGAAGCTCTTTGACTTCTATCTGTCGAAGGTCTCTGTCGACCCTGATATCTGGAGTAGTAATGGGTTAAAGCCGGAGGTCTTCGATGAAGTTTGGAATATAATTAAGAGTAGGAGGATGGTTTATGAGGCAAGCATACACTCAAGGAACATCAAGGTTTTAGATGAGTACTGTATTACACCGAGGGATGTTAAGAACATAGTTCAGGAAGCTGCTAGTGATGCGGCGTTTGAGGGTAAAGAGTATGTGAGTCTTGACAAGCTCATAGAGTACGTCAAGGGGTTGAGCTCAGAAAACCTCTATCAAATGTCTATCTTATAA
- a CDS encoding radical SAM protein has translation MWRFPGVVEVECKICGIKSSLVSKVLSVCAKCVKNKFSEALPFIMRAHEVARSRYGLPPKPSKSHGGIKCNICANECSMADGEMGFCGLRMNVNGKLVSKVSANEALMYGYYDPHVTNCCAAWFCPAGTGAGYPIYAMRPGPEKGYANYAVFFYGCNFDCLFCQNASHKILSESPKVTIDEFINHVLGNEKYTCICYFGGSPEPQLPFAINASRRLLEEKPASRILRICFEWNGCGNRKLVREAAEVATVSGGNIKFDLKCFSEELSYALSGVSNKAAYENFEMIAKEFYDKRSELPVLTATTLLVPGYVDANEVEMIAEFISSLNPDIPYSLLVFHPDHYMMDMPITPRKQVEECLVAARRHLKRVHVGNIHLLNLWF, from the coding sequence ATGTGGAGATTTCCTGGTGTAGTAGAGGTTGAATGTAAGATTTGTGGTATTAAATCGAGTTTAGTCTCAAAAGTTCTGAGCGTATGCGCCAAGTGTGTGAAGAATAAGTTCAGTGAAGCTCTACCATTTATAATGCGAGCTCATGAGGTAGCAAGATCGCGCTACGGCTTACCTCCAAAGCCTTCAAAGAGCCATGGCGGAATTAAGTGCAATATCTGTGCAAATGAGTGCTCAATGGCTGATGGCGAGATGGGTTTCTGTGGTTTGAGGATGAATGTGAACGGGAAGCTTGTATCCAAGGTTTCAGCCAATGAAGCCCTAATGTATGGGTACTATGATCCCCACGTCACAAACTGCTGTGCTGCATGGTTCTGCCCAGCTGGAACGGGAGCTGGCTATCCAATTTACGCTATGAGACCAGGTCCTGAGAAGGGTTATGCAAATTATGCGGTCTTCTTCTATGGCTGTAACTTCGATTGCCTCTTCTGTCAAAATGCATCACACAAGATATTATCAGAGTCCCCCAAAGTAACTATTGATGAATTCATTAATCACGTCCTTGGCAATGAAAAGTATACATGCATATGCTACTTTGGAGGCTCGCCGGAACCACAATTACCATTCGCTATTAATGCGTCGAGGAGGCTCTTAGAGGAGAAGCCCGCTAGTAGGATCCTCAGGATATGTTTTGAGTGGAATGGTTGCGGGAACCGCAAGTTAGTTAGGGAGGCAGCTGAAGTTGCTACAGTTAGCGGGGGCAACATAAAGTTTGACCTAAAGTGTTTTAGCGAGGAGTTGAGCTATGCCCTTAGTGGTGTTTCAAATAAAGCAGCCTACGAGAATTTCGAGATGATTGCCAAGGAATTTTATGATAAGAGATCTGAATTGCCAGTGCTGACCGCTACAACATTACTCGTACCTGGCTATGTTGACGCCAATGAAGTTGAGATGATAGCTGAATTCATTTCAAGCCTTAACCCAGACATACCCTACTCGCTCCTAGTATTCCACCCAGACCACTACATGATGGATATGCCGATAACGCCGAGGAAGCAGGTAGAGGAATGCTTGGTTGCAGCTAGACGTCATCTCAAGAGAGTCCACGTTGGGAACATACATCTATTGAACTTGTGGTTTTAG
- the amrS gene encoding AmmeMemoRadiSam system radical SAM enzyme, with the protein MEQNSKFDELLRKPTIKLSPLYEQHGDEVICCVCNRKCKVPNGQWGYCHTRFNLNGRLYTTTYGDLSAIESRPIEIKPFFHYWPGSSSLTFSTWSCNFNCPWCQNHHLSRTRPNPHLANYIDPKSLVTMALRSGDEGLCVSFNEPTMLFEYCLDVFPLARSKGLYCCFVSNGFMSLEALKMLTKAGLDGLKVDVKGDKNVYSEYIGHEGVDLVWRNVEEALKMGLHVEVVFLIVNGVNDDENCISNVIDEHLKHAGPEVPIHFTRYYPAYRFRNPPTPIETIDRAYNMAKKAGILYPYVGNIPGHPGYHTYCPNCSKPIIKRFNYGVYDLKLTEDKKCIHCKKPIPITGRAQLTTKSFKTLM; encoded by the coding sequence TTGGAGCAGAACAGTAAATTCGATGAATTACTGAGGAAGCCGACAATTAAGCTATCACCACTCTATGAACAGCATGGAGATGAGGTTATCTGTTGCGTATGTAATAGGAAGTGCAAGGTACCTAATGGACAGTGGGGCTACTGCCATACAAGGTTCAACCTAAACGGCAGACTCTACACCACCACTTATGGTGACCTATCAGCCATTGAAAGTAGACCAATAGAGATAAAGCCATTCTTCCATTACTGGCCAGGCTCCTCATCATTAACCTTCTCTACATGGTCATGCAACTTCAATTGCCCCTGGTGTCAAAATCATCACCTCTCAAGAACAAGACCCAACCCACACTTAGCAAATTACATAGACCCTAAGAGCTTAGTAACGATGGCACTTAGAAGTGGTGATGAGGGGTTGTGCGTCAGCTTTAATGAACCAACAATGCTATTTGAGTACTGCCTCGACGTCTTCCCATTAGCTAGGAGTAAGGGGCTCTACTGTTGCTTTGTGTCGAATGGCTTCATGAGCCTTGAAGCCCTTAAAATGCTCACTAAGGCGGGTCTTGATGGGCTTAAGGTGGACGTCAAGGGCGACAAAAACGTGTATAGTGAATACATAGGGCATGAGGGGGTAGACCTCGTATGGAGAAACGTTGAAGAGGCCTTAAAGATGGGTCTTCACGTTGAGGTCGTCTTCCTCATAGTTAATGGTGTGAATGACGATGAGAATTGTATATCTAACGTTATAGATGAGCACTTGAAACATGCTGGCCCTGAAGTGCCTATACACTTCACACGATACTACCCAGCCTATAGGTTTAGGAACCCTCCAACACCCATTGAAACAATAGATAGAGCATACAACATGGCTAAGAAGGCTGGCATACTGTATCCTTATGTTGGGAACATACCGGGCCATCCAGGCTACCACACCTACTGTCCAAACTGCAGTAAACCAATCATAAAGCGCTTTAATTATGGGGTCTATGATCTTAAGTTAACGGAGGACAAGAAGTGCATCCACTGCAAGAAACCAATACCGATAACTGGAAGAGCCCAACTAACAACAAAATCGTTTAAAACATTAATGTAG
- a CDS encoding phosphoadenosine phosphosulfate reductase family protein: MPYAWKVSAKLYWCLNCNVPLIAPQCGLCGSKAVKAHGSPPRDFRPAFNYDMRILKETIEKELGAKACKVIVPSDVVLLNKIPYVDQANEVIVDGWVMGNLYYNPERGEWRFRPSYEGAARLAIEGAASCVEVDNERVKLWEVLSRSDFKGEVPLTEGRYVVLTNSRQMSIGVAVTLGGGKIKVIKSWDSHKPHIRGVKPTWSDVVEANKQYIDAEVERCTAFLINAAKSPDVFVSFSGGKDSLASLLIALRALGNKPMLFNDTGIEAPATVEHVWNVANKFGLELILASAEDAFWRSLPTYGPPARDYRWCCKVCKLVPIARTIKERFKGTVYAILGQRKYESFARLKASAIEKSRWIPNLVGLSPIRDWSALHVWLYLMVERVESNPLYKEGFDRIGCWLCPACELAEFKRIKEVYPDLWLSWEERALAWCKERGLPEDWFKLGLWRWRRLPGDARKFASRIGIDVKELEKKFRGLREVEVTVFTKPCENIYEAHGSVKAPLNLTRLSMMLQCIGGRVTFNENLGLIALRADEGFASISSNRTFSIRAGSSEDLTRLIEIVVKSLLRAKFCNTCGSCRNWCSTDSIVIDGGVKILDSCEGCRTCINACPIATYMYKSSTTIRGDLGVEG, from the coding sequence GTGCCTTACGCATGGAAGGTCTCCGCTAAGTTGTACTGGTGTTTGAACTGCAATGTTCCCCTAATAGCACCTCAATGTGGCCTATGTGGTTCCAAAGCCGTTAAAGCTCATGGATCTCCTCCAAGGGACTTTAGACCTGCCTTTAATTACGACATGAGGATTCTGAAGGAGACTATTGAAAAAGAGCTTGGAGCTAAAGCCTGCAAGGTAATAGTTCCGAGCGATGTTGTATTACTAAACAAGATACCGTATGTTGACCAGGCGAATGAGGTCATAGTTGATGGATGGGTCATGGGCAACCTTTACTATAACCCCGAAAGGGGGGAATGGAGGTTTAGGCCATCATACGAGGGGGCGGCGAGACTGGCCATTGAAGGGGCGGCGTCATGCGTTGAAGTTGACAATGAGAGAGTTAAGCTATGGGAGGTTCTTTCGAGGAGTGATTTTAAAGGTGAGGTTCCATTAACCGAAGGTAGGTACGTAGTGTTGACGAACTCAAGGCAGATGTCGATTGGAGTGGCTGTGACGTTGGGTGGTGGCAAGATTAAGGTCATTAAGTCTTGGGATTCTCATAAACCTCACATTAGAGGGGTAAAGCCCACGTGGAGTGATGTAGTAGAGGCTAACAAGCAATATATAGATGCTGAGGTAGAGAGGTGCACTGCCTTTTTGATCAATGCTGCCAAGTCACCTGATGTTTTCGTTTCATTCTCAGGTGGTAAGGATAGTTTAGCATCTCTCCTCATAGCCTTAAGGGCTTTGGGTAATAAGCCGATGCTCTTTAATGATACTGGAATAGAGGCTCCAGCAACTGTTGAGCACGTTTGGAATGTAGCTAACAAGTTTGGACTTGAGCTCATATTAGCCAGTGCAGAAGATGCGTTTTGGAGGTCCTTGCCGACATATGGACCCCCTGCAAGGGACTATAGGTGGTGTTGTAAGGTATGTAAGCTCGTACCAATAGCTAGGACGATTAAGGAGAGATTTAAGGGAACGGTTTACGCCATCCTTGGTCAGAGGAAATACGAGTCGTTTGCTCGCCTAAAAGCTTCAGCCATTGAGAAGAGCAGGTGGATCCCCAACCTAGTGGGCTTAAGCCCGATAAGGGATTGGTCTGCACTTCATGTTTGGCTATACTTAATGGTGGAGAGGGTTGAATCGAATCCACTGTACAAGGAGGGGTTTGATAGGATAGGTTGTTGGCTCTGCCCAGCTTGTGAACTGGCAGAGTTCAAGAGGATTAAGGAGGTCTACCCTGATCTTTGGCTTTCGTGGGAGGAGAGAGCGTTAGCTTGGTGCAAGGAACGAGGACTTCCTGAGGACTGGTTTAAGCTTGGACTATGGAGGTGGAGGAGGTTACCGGGTGATGCTAGGAAGTTTGCTTCTAGAATTGGGATTGATGTGAAGGAGCTTGAAAAGAAGTTTAGAGGGCTCAGAGAGGTTGAGGTTACAGTGTTTACTAAACCCTGCGAGAACATATATGAGGCTCATGGGTCCGTTAAGGCCCCCCTAAACTTAACTAGGTTATCTATGATGCTGCAGTGCATAGGTGGTAGAGTAACCTTTAACGAAAATCTTGGCTTGATAGCCCTAAGAGCTGACGAAGGTTTCGCATCCATAAGTTCTAACCGTACGTTCTCAATTAGGGCTGGAAGTTCGGAAGACTTAACGAGGCTCATCGAAATTGTCGTAAAGAGCTTGTTGAGAGCAAAGTTTTGCAACACCTGCGGGTCTTGTAGGAATTGGTGCTCGACGGACTCCATAGTCATAGATGGAGGAGTGAAGATTTTGGATTCTTGTGAAGGGTGTAGAACGTGCATTAACGCATGCCCCATTGCAACATACATGTATAAGTCATCAACAACGATTAGAGGGGACCTTGGAGTTGAGGGTTAA
- a CDS encoding MTH1187 family thiamine-binding protein yields the protein MIIAQVSVSPIGTGSTSISNFVAEAVRVLKRSGLNFTITPMGTILEAKNLKELFEAIESCHNALFNAGAKRVYTVILIDDRRDIERTMFDKVKSVEEKLKGQT from the coding sequence ATGATAATAGCTCAAGTATCGGTATCTCCCATAGGAACCGGCTCAACAAGCATTAGTAACTTCGTTGCTGAGGCAGTAAGAGTACTGAAGAGGTCAGGCCTCAACTTCACAATAACGCCCATGGGTACCATACTTGAAGCAAAAAACCTGAAGGAGTTATTCGAAGCTATTGAAAGTTGTCACAATGCCCTTTTCAATGCTGGTGCAAAGAGAGTATACACAGTGATCCTAATAGATGATAGGAGAGACATTGAGAGAACCATGTTTGACAAGGTTAAGAGTGTTGAAGAGAAGCTTAAGGGTCAGACTTAA
- a CDS encoding molybdopterin molybdotransferase MoeA → MASTKSFKYIRLEEALKTIDNCVKCTTRVESVDLREACGRFLAEDVVSKTDLPPHDVAHFDGYALRSIDVASASPKSPIKLRIKTKVYPSTPKVEVIGPGEAAYITTGSLMPLNSDGILPVEAAIVDGEYLEVKYTVKPGEHVVKAGSDVRRGEVVLKRGHRLRAQDLSLLALIGYGRVKVLSRLKVGILPVGDELTDEYGEIKPGRVPCSHVLMVSCFVVKDCGEPMYLGVVPDNVDLIVEAIEKAASACDMIITISGASKGEKDLVDHAISRIDGSEIMFHGVMIRPGRQTGFAMVHGKPMIMLPGLSHSTIVGYQLIARRVMYRLMGLESIEMPMKASLACDFKLPPPKGFKKVVFVKIEEEANSYVAWPIVGDTALMSIPVKAHGYIVFDEGVDEVKRGRIVNVHLLL, encoded by the coding sequence ATGGCCTCGACGAAGTCATTTAAGTATATACGCCTTGAAGAGGCCCTCAAGACTATTGATAACTGCGTAAAGTGTACGACTAGGGTTGAGAGTGTGGATCTTCGAGAAGCTTGTGGGAGGTTTCTAGCCGAAGATGTTGTTTCTAAAACTGATTTACCCCCTCATGACGTGGCCCACTTCGATGGTTATGCTCTTAGAAGCATTGACGTGGCGTCGGCCTCCCCCAAGAGTCCTATTAAATTGAGAATTAAGACTAAGGTCTACCCTTCAACTCCAAAGGTTGAAGTTATCGGTCCAGGCGAGGCAGCTTATATTACGACGGGATCCTTAATGCCATTGAACAGTGATGGAATATTACCGGTTGAGGCAGCAATAGTCGATGGCGAGTATCTTGAAGTTAAGTACACAGTTAAGCCTGGAGAGCATGTAGTTAAGGCTGGTAGTGATGTTAGACGTGGAGAAGTAGTGTTGAAGAGGGGGCATAGACTTAGGGCTCAAGATTTATCGTTACTAGCATTAATAGGTTATGGGAGGGTGAAGGTACTCTCTAGATTGAAAGTAGGTATACTACCAGTTGGTGATGAATTAACTGATGAGTATGGTGAGATTAAGCCTGGAAGGGTCCCTTGCAGCCATGTATTAATGGTAAGTTGTTTCGTGGTTAAGGATTGTGGTGAACCCATGTATCTGGGTGTAGTACCGGATAACGTTGACCTGATAGTCGAAGCTATAGAGAAGGCCGCTAGTGCGTGCGACATGATTATCACCATAAGCGGTGCTTCAAAAGGCGAGAAAGACCTCGTAGATCATGCGATCAGTAGAATTGACGGCTCTGAGATTATGTTTCATGGTGTCATGATTAGGCCTGGAAGGCAGACCGGTTTTGCCATGGTTCATGGCAAGCCCATGATAATGCTCCCCGGGTTATCGCACTCAACGATTGTGGGCTATCAGTTAATAGCTAGGAGGGTAATGTACAGGCTCATGGGGCTAGAGTCCATTGAGATGCCGATGAAGGCATCATTGGCTTGTGACTTTAAGTTACCGCCGCCGAAGGGATTCAAGAAGGTAGTGTTTGTGAAAATTGAAGAGGAAGCTAACAGTTACGTTGCTTGGCCGATAGTCGGGGATACAGCCCTCATGAGCATACCCGTGAAAGCTCATGGATACATAGTCTTTGATGAGGGGGTCGATGAGGTTAAGAGGGGGAGGATCGTTAACGTTCACTTACTGCTCTGA
- a CDS encoding P-loop NTPase, whose product MKIAIAGKGGSGKSTITALLSKVFSSMGFRVTVVDADESNVGLSRMLGLTSFGKQVMDLYGGRRGFKEALNRGLEISPNIDLVSIIDGNIRLVKVGKIDRGGEGCACLIGILAKEVLSKLHARDEIVLVDMDAGIEHFGRGVDKAVDAVLFVVDPTHDSVMLAEKASKMAADLGVSKFLVVLNKVDEGSERILTANLLRVGIRVIGVVRYDPEVARSMLIGEALRATTAENDVINLANAILKELGGADNGSG is encoded by the coding sequence TTGAAGATAGCTATAGCCGGTAAGGGGGGTAGTGGCAAGAGCACTATCACAGCCCTTCTCTCTAAGGTTTTCTCGAGTATGGGGTTTAGGGTAACAGTAGTTGATGCTGATGAATCTAATGTTGGTCTTAGTAGGATGCTTGGCTTAACAAGCTTTGGGAAACAGGTTATGGATCTCTATGGCGGTAGGAGGGGCTTTAAGGAGGCTCTTAATAGAGGCTTGGAGATTTCACCCAATATAGACTTAGTATCGATCATTGATGGTAACATTAGGCTCGTGAAGGTGGGGAAGATAGATAGAGGAGGAGAGGGCTGTGCTTGCTTAATTGGGATATTAGCCAAGGAGGTTTTAAGCAAGCTTCATGCTAGGGACGAGATAGTCTTAGTTGACATGGATGCTGGCATAGAGCATTTTGGTAGGGGGGTTGATAAAGCTGTTGATGCTGTGCTATTTGTTGTTGACCCGACCCATGACTCAGTGATGTTAGCTGAGAAAGCCAGTAAAATGGCGGCTGATCTAGGGGTATCCAAGTTTCTTGTAGTGCTAAACAAGGTTGATGAGGGGAGCGAGAGAATATTGACTGCTAATTTATTGAGGGTTGGCATTAGAGTCATTGGGGTGGTACGCTATGACCCCGAGGTTGCGCGCTCAATGTTGATTGGCGAAGCATTGAGGGCTACCACCGCAGAAAATGATGTCATCAATCTTGCCAACGCCATCCTCAAGGAGCTTGGAGGGGCTGATAATGGGAGTGGTTGA
- a CDS encoding DUF364 domain-containing protein codes for MGVVDELIEVLVKVTPRIEEVVAEKVVVGLGYTGVLTSRGHMGLCQTLLGEMNLHCCRISVKAGTLASSKIINLLMMAKSWDLSERIVGIAAINALSAPYLDGGDEVKVFKGNLIEHLDLRRGDLVVMVGNVKPFREPIKAKGCKLVVLERSLQLMDEETLPDVAGDEMIPKADVVVASGTSLANGTIDRILKLAEKAREVALVGPSASAYPKVLFDRGVTVVGCIKVLNPSMVLRVISEGGGVREFRPYVEQVVLRRS; via the coding sequence ATGGGAGTGGTTGATGAGCTTATAGAGGTCCTCGTGAAGGTGACACCTCGAATTGAAGAGGTTGTGGCTGAGAAGGTGGTTGTCGGCCTAGGATACACAGGTGTATTGACCTCGAGAGGGCACATGGGCCTATGTCAGACGTTACTTGGCGAGATGAATTTGCATTGCTGCAGAATATCTGTTAAAGCTGGTACTCTGGCATCTTCAAAGATTATCAACTTATTAATGATGGCTAAGTCGTGGGATTTGAGTGAAAGGATAGTTGGGATTGCAGCAATAAATGCTCTTTCAGCGCCGTACCTAGATGGTGGTGATGAAGTTAAGGTGTTTAAAGGAAATCTAATTGAACATTTGGACTTAAGAAGAGGAGACCTTGTGGTTATGGTTGGAAACGTAAAGCCATTTCGAGAGCCCATAAAGGCTAAAGGATGTAAACTTGTGGTGCTTGAGAGGAGCTTGCAATTAATGGATGAGGAGACTTTACCTGATGTGGCTGGCGATGAGATGATACCTAAGGCTGATGTTGTTGTGGCTTCAGGTACGAGTCTTGCTAACGGTACAATAGATAGAATCCTGAAATTGGCTGAAAAAGCGCGGGAAGTAGCTCTAGTTGGTCCATCTGCCAGCGCTTATCCTAAGGTCCTCTTTGATCGTGGTGTAACGGTGGTGGGCTGCATTAAGGTTCTGAATCCCAGTATGGTATTGAGAGTTATTAGCGAAGGTGGCGGTGTACGTGAGTTCAGGCCTTATGTGGAACAGGTGGTTTTAAGGAGGAGCTAA
- a CDS encoding NTP transferase domain-containing protein: MERDDLISSLKHIGLTEYEGRVYVALIDLGRASAKDISNITSIAYPKVYNVLSNLKDKGFVEEELQRPRLFRPVDPGKAIRAFIEEKVSLLRDEAEKAIKALSSRYDRLRASSAKTFIVQSRRSVITKLRELISSAKREILVSAPDLEVLGVKALLLDLNSARRRGVEVRVLTTPSTSNREVERILEFADVRFRDGLESYYVIADSGSLLISGRLGDLRAIFIADESSIKPTREHFNYMWFEAVPAAIKLGLKRVKRGIIVLAGGMSRRMGEDKTLLPVKGVPMIKRVVDAVLKVSDEVIVVVSGRKMIRKLSHVLGSEVTITEDEKRGWGPIMGIVSGCKRLQAEYVAVVPCDAPFINPRVLIELFKRAEGHEAAIPCWPNGYLEPLHSVYQRDALLKAADELIKKGSRSMLHLIERLSDVIYVPVEELKLIDDRLLTFFNVNTPRDLLIADAMEI, from the coding sequence ATGGAACGTGATGACCTTATATCGTCGCTTAAGCACATTGGTTTAACTGAGTATGAAGGCAGGGTTTACGTAGCTTTAATAGATCTTGGAAGGGCTAGTGCTAAGGACATTAGTAACATTACGTCAATAGCTTATCCTAAAGTGTACAATGTTCTGTCTAATCTTAAGGACAAAGGCTTTGTTGAAGAGGAGCTTCAAAGACCTAGACTATTTAGACCTGTTGATCCGGGCAAGGCCATCAGGGCATTCATCGAAGAGAAGGTTTCCTTATTGAGAGATGAGGCTGAAAAGGCAATTAAGGCTCTATCCTCTAGGTACGATAGGTTAAGGGCAAGTAGTGCTAAGACGTTTATTGTGCAGAGTAGAAGAAGCGTCATAACCAAGTTGAGGGAACTTATCTCTAGCGCCAAGAGGGAGATACTAGTTTCTGCCCCAGATCTTGAAGTTCTTGGAGTTAAAGCTCTGCTCCTAGACTTAAATTCTGCTAGAAGGCGAGGTGTTGAGGTAAGGGTCCTCACAACTCCCTCAACATCGAATAGAGAGGTTGAGAGAATACTAGAGTTTGCCGATGTGAGGTTTAGGGATGGCCTTGAAAGCTATTATGTGATAGCTGATTCTGGCTCCTTGCTTATATCTGGAAGACTTGGCGACTTGCGGGCGATATTCATAGCTGATGAGAGCAGCATAAAACCTACCAGAGAACATTTTAATTACATGTGGTTCGAGGCTGTTCCAGCAGCCATTAAGCTGGGACTTAAGAGGGTCAAGAGGGGGATAATAGTTCTAGCTGGTGGCATGAGCAGGCGCATGGGTGAAGACAAGACTCTTCTTCCAGTTAAGGGTGTACCAATGATAAAGCGGGTCGTGGATGCAGTGCTAAAGGTCTCTGATGAGGTTATAGTGGTTGTTAGTGGTAGGAAAATGATAAGGAAGCTAAGCCATGTGCTTGGTAGTGAAGTAACGATAACTGAGGATGAAAAGAGGGGGTGGGGTCCCATAATGGGCATAGTGTCAGGTTGCAAGAGATTGCAAGCTGAGTATGTGGCCGTTGTTCCATGTGATGCACCCTTCATTAATCCAAGGGTCTTGATTGAGCTCTTTAAGAGGGCTGAGGGTCATGAGGCTGCGATACCTTGCTGGCCAAATGGCTACCTAGAACCTCTTCACTCAGTTTATCAGAGGGATGCACTACTTAAAGCTGCTGATGAACTTATTAAGAAAGGTTCTAGGTCAATGCTCCACTTAATAGAGAGGTTAAGTGACGTCATTTATGTCCCAGTAGAGGAGCTTAAGTTGATAGATGATAGGCTGCTCACATTCTTCAATGTTAATACGCCAAGAGATCTGCTCATAGCTGATGCTATGGAGATCTGA
- the mobB gene encoding molybdopterin-guanine dinucleotide biosynthesis protein B, whose translation MKKIAIIGSKKSGKTTIAEILISNLTDLGLTVATLKHIHHADFTMDEEGSDTWRHRRAGAKVVGYLSPREAGFITDLKDEPKTLEDVLEVVKISNVDVLMMEGFHRLVAKRDDVGKVIAFKDLKDLEERLEGTEPPILAACTFNEDFRGLSHNNVNILLLPRDSDKLLRIVEIFVRSP comes from the coding sequence ATGAAGAAGATAGCTATAATCGGTAGCAAGAAGTCAGGTAAAACAACCATCGCGGAGATTTTAATAAGCAATTTAACGGACCTTGGCCTCACCGTCGCCACACTAAAACACATACACCACGCTGACTTCACGATGGATGAGGAGGGTAGCGATACTTGGAGGCATAGACGAGCAGGAGCTAAAGTTGTGGGGTATCTATCACCACGCGAAGCTGGCTTCATCACGGACTTGAAGGATGAACCCAAAACTCTTGAGGATGTGCTAGAGGTTGTTAAGATAAGTAACGTGGATGTGCTTATGATGGAAGGCTTTCATAGGCTTGTAGCTAAGAGAGATGATGTAGGGAAGGTAATAGCATTTAAGGACCTTAAAGATCTAGAAGAGAGACTTGAAGGAACCGAGCCGCCCATACTAGCAGCTTGCACTTTCAATGAGGATTTTAGAGGTCTATCCCATAATAACGTTAACATCTTGCTCCTACCACGCGATAGCGACAAACTTCTAAGGATCGTGGAGATATTCGTCAGATCTCCATAG